A single window of Usitatibacter rugosus DNA harbors:
- a CDS encoding HPr family phosphocarrier protein, translating to MQQNEIVIKNRYGLHARAAARLTILATQFTSTVVLVANGRRANARSLVAVMILAAGMGSRIYIETAGPDEIEAMTAVTRLIDGGFGEKS from the coding sequence ATGCAACAAAATGAGATCGTCATCAAGAATCGCTACGGCCTGCACGCGCGTGCCGCCGCCCGCCTCACCATCCTCGCAACGCAGTTCACCTCAACCGTCGTGTTAGTCGCCAATGGGAGACGCGCGAATGCGAGAAGCCTCGTGGCCGTGATGATCCTCGCCGCCGGCATGGGCTCGCGCATCTACATCGAGACCGCGGGGCCCGACGAGATCGAGGCGATGACGGCCGTCACGCGCCTGATCGACGGCGGCTTCGGGGAGAAGAGCTAG
- a CDS encoding S41 family peptidase, producing MRTLAVVLAVLAATPSLAAYFRQPAINGDTVVFVAEGDLWRTTLAGGDAQRLTSHPGTESTPAISPDGRWVAFSASYEGPTEAYVMPIGGGLPKRLTWYGDRADVVGWNGNGEVLVTTRYLHGLRKLRLAAVSIDKATVRPIALEEGGAATTLADGTLVFTQGDRKGDNVRNYRGGATTTLWKFREGAEATALTRPDANSSNPQAWRDRIVFLSDRNGGVMNLWSMNASGGDLRQHTRHTDFEVRAYSVSGDRAVYQQGADLHVLELAAGGDRLLAPRLLSDFDQQRERWVRPMERFATVALSSNGDRIAIVARGAVATAGIGALRRVDIDLPPGARARSAEIMPDGKSVLVIADASGETELWLFPADGSGPGKQLTKNADGTRLDATPSPDGKWIAHHDRRQRLWLLEVSSGRDRLVDERKDQSGQSFANLAWAPDSSAFAAERAIGRAGITQVVIYRTSDLKAFPVASTRYPSTRPSFSPDGKWFWFIGNRNFEALASGPWGDRNMGPYFDKRSRVYAIALQPGNRFPFQPRDELEALKPEPEKADPTKPAPVRVEPPKTEPSKAEPAKGLAEGQDPAPPTPGPVPPATPGAAPAKGSPGEPPRPVTPPKVPAIAWDGLEKRVYEVPLPAGNYTGLASDGKRLWYLEADTTPEAKATLKSVPIDNTGASPEVWSADVRQFVISTDAKKLFVRKWAAGGQAGDMYIVDPTPRPPTELPKFQVRLADWQFSVLPREEWNGMFADAWRMHRDWFYDSKLKGVDWKAMRAKYGALLPRVTDREELADLLSQMMAELSLLHSQSRGGDLRRGTDAINPASLGATYEKAADGTVRIAKLYRADPDLLNDLPPLSRTEVSAKEGDILVAIDGRPVREVSDVHAMLRDRAGKQVLVELRTPGSAPRKTIATPVPFARESEMKRRDYEWRVRDKVEAESKGRFGYLYLRAMGPNDLASFAREYYPSIDREGLIIDVRGNGGGNIDSILIEKLMRRVWAWWRTPSGGTFSNMQAAFRGHVVVLIDEGTYSDGETFAEGIKRLGIGTVIGKRTAGAGVWLTDSNGLIDGGGVRAAEFGQFTPDGAWIIEGTGVTPDIEVDNPPNATYRGEDAQLAAAIRVLEQKLKEKPYPAPVIPR from the coding sequence GTGCGCACACTCGCAGTCGTCCTTGCCGTCCTCGCGGCAACACCCTCGCTCGCCGCCTATTTCCGCCAGCCCGCCATAAACGGTGACACGGTCGTCTTCGTCGCCGAAGGCGACCTGTGGCGCACCACCCTCGCCGGCGGCGACGCACAACGCCTCACCTCCCATCCGGGCACCGAATCCACGCCGGCCATCTCGCCCGATGGCCGCTGGGTCGCGTTCAGCGCCTCCTATGAAGGGCCGACCGAGGCGTACGTGATGCCCATCGGCGGAGGCTTGCCGAAGCGGCTCACCTGGTACGGCGACCGCGCCGATGTCGTCGGCTGGAATGGCAACGGCGAGGTGCTCGTCACCACGCGATACCTGCATGGCCTGCGCAAGCTTCGCCTGGCCGCGGTCTCGATCGACAAGGCGACGGTCCGACCCATCGCGCTGGAGGAAGGCGGCGCCGCGACCACGCTCGCCGACGGCACGCTCGTCTTCACGCAGGGCGACCGCAAGGGCGACAACGTCCGCAATTATCGCGGCGGCGCCACGACCACATTGTGGAAATTCCGTGAAGGCGCGGAAGCCACGGCCCTCACGCGCCCCGATGCCAACAGCAGCAATCCCCAGGCGTGGCGCGATCGCATCGTGTTCCTCTCCGACCGCAATGGCGGCGTGATGAACCTGTGGTCGATGAATGCGAGCGGCGGGGACCTTCGCCAGCACACGCGGCACACGGATTTCGAGGTGCGCGCGTATTCGGTGTCGGGCGATCGCGCGGTGTACCAGCAGGGCGCGGACCTTCACGTGCTCGAGCTCGCGGCCGGCGGCGATCGGCTGCTGGCACCGCGCCTGCTCTCGGACTTCGACCAGCAGCGCGAGCGCTGGGTGCGCCCGATGGAACGCTTCGCGACCGTCGCGCTGTCCTCCAACGGCGACCGCATCGCGATCGTCGCGCGCGGCGCCGTGGCCACGGCGGGCATCGGAGCGCTTCGCCGCGTGGACATCGACCTGCCCCCGGGTGCGCGCGCCCGCAGCGCGGAGATCATGCCCGATGGCAAATCGGTGCTCGTCATCGCGGACGCGTCGGGCGAGACCGAGCTGTGGCTCTTTCCCGCGGATGGCAGCGGCCCGGGCAAGCAGCTCACGAAGAATGCCGACGGCACGCGCCTCGATGCGACGCCGTCCCCCGACGGCAAGTGGATCGCGCACCACGATCGCCGCCAGCGCCTGTGGCTGCTCGAGGTGAGCTCGGGTCGCGATCGCCTCGTGGACGAGCGCAAGGATCAATCCGGGCAATCGTTCGCCAACCTCGCGTGGGCGCCGGACAGCAGCGCCTTCGCGGCGGAGCGCGCCATCGGCCGTGCGGGAATTACCCAGGTCGTGATCTATCGCACGAGCGACTTGAAGGCCTTTCCGGTCGCGTCGACGCGCTACCCGAGCACGCGCCCGTCCTTCTCGCCCGACGGCAAATGGTTCTGGTTCATCGGCAACCGCAACTTCGAGGCGCTCGCGAGCGGCCCCTGGGGTGACCGCAACATGGGTCCCTATTTCGACAAACGCTCGCGCGTCTATGCGATCGCGCTCCAGCCCGGCAACCGCTTCCCGTTCCAGCCGCGCGATGAGCTGGAGGCGCTGAAGCCCGAGCCGGAGAAGGCCGATCCGACGAAGCCCGCGCCCGTGCGCGTCGAGCCGCCGAAGACGGAGCCCTCGAAAGCCGAGCCCGCGAAGGGTCTCGCCGAAGGCCAGGACCCCGCACCCCCGACGCCCGGCCCCGTGCCGCCCGCGACACCCGGCGCCGCGCCCGCGAAGGGCTCCCCGGGCGAGCCGCCACGCCCCGTGACGCCGCCGAAGGTCCCGGCCATCGCGTGGGATGGCCTCGAGAAGCGCGTCTACGAAGTGCCGCTGCCCGCGGGCAACTACACCGGCCTCGCGAGCGACGGCAAGCGCCTCTGGTATCTCGAGGCCGACACGACGCCCGAAGCGAAGGCGACGCTGAAGTCCGTGCCCATCGACAACACCGGCGCGTCGCCCGAGGTGTGGTCCGCGGACGTGCGGCAGTTCGTGATCTCCACCGATGCGAAGAAGCTCTTCGTGCGCAAATGGGCCGCGGGCGGACAGGCGGGCGACATGTACATCGTCGATCCCACGCCGCGCCCGCCGACGGAGCTGCCCAAGTTCCAGGTGCGGCTCGCCGACTGGCAGTTCTCCGTGCTGCCGCGCGAGGAATGGAACGGCATGTTCGCCGACGCATGGCGCATGCACCGCGACTGGTTCTACGACTCGAAGCTGAAGGGCGTGGACTGGAAGGCGATGCGCGCGAAGTACGGAGCGCTGCTCCCGCGCGTCACTGACCGCGAGGAGCTCGCCGACCTGCTGTCGCAGATGATGGCCGAGCTCTCGCTGTTGCACTCGCAGTCGCGCGGCGGCGACCTGCGCCGTGGCACCGATGCGATCAATCCCGCGTCGCTCGGAGCGACCTATGAAAAGGCCGCCGACGGAACGGTGCGCATCGCGAAGCTCTATCGCGCCGATCCCGACCTGCTGAACGACCTGCCGCCGCTTTCGAGGACGGAGGTTTCCGCGAAGGAAGGCGACATCCTCGTCGCGATCGACGGCCGCCCGGTGCGCGAGGTTTCCGACGTGCACGCGATGCTTCGCGACCGCGCGGGCAAGCAGGTGCTGGTGGAGCTGCGCACGCCGGGCAGCGCGCCACGGAAAACCATCGCGACCCCGGTGCCGTTCGCGCGCGAGTCCGAGATGAAGCGGCGCGACTACGAATGGCGCGTGCGCGACAAGGTGGAAGCCGAATCGAAGGGCCGCTTCGGTTACCTGTATCTCCGCGCGATGGGACCGAACGACCTCGCCTCGTTCGCGCGCGAGTACTACCCGAGCATCGACCGCGAGGGCCTCATCATCGACGTGCGCGGCAACGGCGGCGGCAACATCGATTCGATCCTGATCGAGAAGCTCATGCGCCGCGTGTGGGCGTGGTGGCGCACGCCGAGCGGCGGCACCTTCTCCAACATGCAGGCCGCGTTCCGCGGGCACGTCGTGGTGCTGATCGACGAGGGCACGTACTCCGACGGCGAGACCTTCGCCGAGGGGATCAAGCGCCTCGGCATCGGCACCGTGATCGGCAAGCGCACGGCCGGCGCCGGCGTGTGGCTCACCGATTCGAATGGCCTGATCGACGGAGGCGGCGTGCGCGCCGCGGAGTTCGGGCAATTCACGCCCGACGGCGCGTGGATCATCGAAGGCACCGGCGTCACGCCCGATATCGAAGTCGACAACCCGCCGAACGCGACGTACCGCGGCGAAGATGCGCAGCTTGCAGCCGCGATCCGCGTGCTCGAGCAGAAATTGAAGGAGAAGCCCTACCCGGCTCCCGTCATTCCCCGCTAG
- a CDS encoding PAS domain-containing hybrid sensor histidine kinase/response regulator: MQTALDFERIFAHLPGLIAVLAPDARFTILAASDAYLAGTRRTRESLVGRGIFEAFQAAGAPQLATMETLRTSLASVLSTRGPDRMPIQRYDLPLPTGGTDEHYWSVENTPVLSESGEIAWILHRTEDVTEHAKAARAHQDAKALRATEILESIPEGFFALDHDWRFTYVNRGAELILGQSRGELEGTVLWESFPGLNGSIFEPVYRQAMEQRVPQQITNFYPDHQRWYEVHVYPVSLGVAIYFRNINDRMESESERERMSVEAARQKLVYETALSNTPDLVFVFDLEHRFMYANQALLRMWGKNREESLGRTCLELGYPPWQAEMHDREIDQVVATRQPIRGEVPFTGTDGRRVYDYIFAPVFGPLGDVVAVAGTARDTTERQQIEQAMRLQAEQLREADQAKDEFLATLSHELRNPLAPLRNSVAIMRMTGGDDDKLSPVREMMERQVNHLVRLVDDLLEVSRISRGTFTLRRERVDLKTIVRNAVESSQPLMQAARHVLTVSLPEESLWVDGDPVRLAQILTNLLDNAAKYTDDGGRIALELRRGEGPEALVTIADNGSGIAPEALPRMFNMFSRGDRTSGRGQGGLGIGLALARRLSEMHEGKLEARSEGVGKGSEFTLRLPLIQTEAAAASSVQANPSAVQRRRILVVDDNRDAGDSLAMILDAMGSEVRIARDGPEAIAAFRAYEPSLVFLDIGMPRMDGYEVARTLRSLFPKHDATIVALTGWGQDKDRALARDAGFDFHLVKPAEIDALKALLESLDRKTKEPLSAPTAAGIR, encoded by the coding sequence ATGCAAACGGCCCTGGACTTCGAGCGCATCTTCGCCCATTTACCGGGGCTGATCGCCGTCCTCGCCCCCGATGCAAGATTTACCATCCTGGCGGCCAGCGACGCTTACCTCGCGGGGACACGCCGCACCCGGGAATCCCTCGTCGGCCGCGGCATCTTCGAGGCCTTCCAGGCTGCGGGGGCGCCGCAACTGGCCACGATGGAGACACTGCGCACATCGCTCGCCAGCGTGCTGTCCACGCGTGGTCCCGACCGCATGCCCATCCAGCGCTACGACCTGCCCCTGCCCACCGGCGGCACCGACGAGCACTACTGGTCGGTGGAGAACACGCCCGTGCTGTCCGAATCGGGGGAGATCGCCTGGATCCTCCATCGCACGGAGGACGTAACGGAACACGCGAAGGCCGCGCGTGCGCACCAGGACGCGAAGGCGCTCCGCGCGACCGAGATCCTGGAGAGCATCCCCGAAGGCTTCTTCGCGCTCGACCATGACTGGCGATTCACCTACGTAAACCGCGGTGCCGAGCTGATCCTCGGCCAGTCGCGGGGAGAGCTTGAGGGCACCGTGCTGTGGGAGTCGTTCCCCGGCCTGAACGGCAGCATCTTCGAGCCGGTGTACCGCCAGGCGATGGAGCAGCGCGTGCCGCAGCAGATCACCAACTTCTATCCCGACCACCAGCGCTGGTACGAGGTGCACGTCTACCCGGTCTCCCTCGGCGTGGCGATCTACTTCCGCAACATCAACGACCGGATGGAGAGCGAGTCGGAGCGCGAACGCATGTCGGTCGAGGCCGCACGCCAGAAACTGGTGTACGAGACGGCGCTCTCGAACACGCCCGATCTCGTGTTCGTCTTCGACCTCGAGCACCGCTTCATGTACGCGAACCAGGCGCTGCTCCGCATGTGGGGCAAGAACCGGGAGGAATCGCTCGGCAGGACCTGCCTCGAGCTGGGCTACCCGCCCTGGCAGGCCGAGATGCACGATCGCGAGATCGACCAGGTCGTCGCCACGCGCCAGCCGATTCGCGGCGAGGTGCCCTTCACCGGCACGGATGGCCGCAGGGTCTACGACTACATCTTCGCGCCGGTCTTCGGGCCGCTGGGCGACGTCGTTGCCGTGGCGGGCACCGCACGCGACACGACCGAGCGCCAGCAGATCGAGCAGGCGATGCGCCTCCAGGCCGAGCAGCTGCGCGAAGCGGATCAGGCGAAGGACGAATTCCTCGCCACGCTCTCGCACGAGCTTCGCAACCCGCTCGCACCGCTACGCAACTCGGTCGCGATCATGCGGATGACCGGAGGCGACGACGACAAGCTCTCCCCGGTGCGCGAGATGATGGAGCGGCAAGTGAACCACCTCGTGCGGCTCGTGGACGACCTGCTCGAGGTCTCGCGCATCAGCCGCGGCACCTTCACGCTGCGCCGCGAGCGCGTGGACCTGAAGACAATCGTGCGCAACGCCGTCGAGTCGAGCCAGCCGCTGATGCAGGCCGCCAGGCACGTGCTGACGGTTTCGCTGCCGGAAGAATCGCTGTGGGTCGATGGCGATCCCGTGCGCCTCGCGCAGATCCTCACCAACCTCCTCGACAACGCGGCCAAGTACACGGACGACGGTGGACGGATCGCACTCGAGCTGCGGCGTGGCGAAGGCCCCGAGGCCCTGGTCACGATCGCCGACAACGGCAGCGGCATCGCGCCCGAAGCGCTGCCCCGAATGTTCAACATGTTCAGCCGCGGCGATCGCACCAGCGGGCGCGGCCAGGGCGGGCTGGGCATCGGCCTCGCGCTTGCGCGGCGTCTCTCGGAGATGCACGAGGGCAAGCTCGAGGCGCGCAGCGAGGGCGTGGGCAAGGGCAGCGAGTTCACCTTGCGCCTGCCGCTCATCCAGACCGAAGCCGCCGCCGCGTCGAGCGTGCAGGCCAACCCGTCCGCCGTGCAGCGCCGCCGCATCCTCGTGGTGGACGACAACCGCGATGCCGGCGACAGCCTCGCGATGATCCTCGACGCAATGGGTTCGGAAGTGCGCATCGCCCGGGACGGCCCCGAAGCCATCGCGGCATTCCGGGCCTACGAGCCGTCGCTGGTGTTCCTCGACATCGGCATGCCGCGCATGGACGGCTACGAGGTCGCGCGCACGTTGCGCTCGCTGTTCCCGAAGCACGACGCGACGATCGTGGCACTCACCGGCTGGGGGCAGGACAAGGACCGCGCGCTCGCACGCGACGCAGGCTTCGACTTCCACCTGGTGAAGCCCGCGGAGATCGATGCGTTGAAGGCGTTGCTGGAATCGCTGGACCGGAAGACGAAGGAACCGCTCAGCGCGCCCACTGCTGCAGGAATTCGTTGA
- a CDS encoding lytic murein transglycosylase, with protein sequence MRGVPILLLLPALALAQAEPPLPAEFTACLAELRTQAQREGITNDQFDVAMSRIEPDQTVIVAMGNQPEFSTPIWQYMAGLVDDKRIAEGQAQLKQWNKTLERAEKVYGVDRYTVVAVWGVESNYGKIMGKRPLVRSLVTASCYGKRQAYFRGELVSVLKILGSGDIEVDLLKGSWAGAFGHTQFMPSTFQRLAVDFDGDGRRDVVSSVPDALGSTANYLKQAGWQSGQPWGYEVRIPAKYTGPSGRRTKIHLDDWVKHGIQRVDGKPLLGDAKAALLLPAGARGPAFLALRNYDAIYSYNTAESYALAIAHLSDRLRGGKPFRKSWPTDDPGLSRSERFELQERLALRGYDVGEADGLIGPRTIDAVKAFQVSEGVAPDGYAGQRVLKALRKQ encoded by the coding sequence ATGCGCGGCGTTCCGATCCTTCTCCTCCTTCCCGCCCTGGCACTGGCCCAGGCAGAGCCGCCCCTCCCCGCCGAATTCACCGCCTGCCTCGCGGAGCTGCGCACGCAGGCGCAGCGCGAAGGCATCACCAACGACCAGTTCGACGTGGCGATGAGCCGCATCGAGCCGGACCAGACGGTGATCGTCGCGATGGGCAACCAGCCGGAGTTCTCGACGCCCATCTGGCAGTACATGGCCGGGCTGGTCGACGACAAGCGCATCGCCGAGGGCCAGGCGCAGCTGAAGCAGTGGAACAAGACGCTCGAGCGCGCGGAGAAGGTGTACGGCGTCGACCGCTACACGGTGGTCGCGGTGTGGGGCGTGGAGTCCAACTACGGGAAGATCATGGGCAAGCGCCCGCTGGTGCGCTCGCTCGTCACGGCCTCCTGCTACGGCAAGCGGCAGGCGTACTTCCGCGGCGAGCTGGTGTCGGTGCTGAAGATCCTCGGCAGCGGCGACATCGAGGTCGATCTCCTCAAGGGCTCCTGGGCCGGCGCGTTCGGCCACACGCAATTCATGCCCTCGACGTTCCAGCGCCTGGCGGTGGATTTCGACGGCGACGGCCGGCGCGATGTCGTGAGCTCCGTGCCCGATGCGCTCGGCTCCACCGCGAACTACCTCAAGCAAGCCGGATGGCAGAGCGGCCAGCCGTGGGGCTACGAGGTTCGGATCCCGGCGAAGTACACGGGCCCTTCGGGCCGCCGCACGAAGATCCATCTCGACGATTGGGTGAAGCACGGCATCCAGCGCGTCGACGGCAAGCCGCTGCTGGGCGATGCGAAGGCGGCGCTGCTGCTGCCCGCGGGTGCTCGCGGCCCGGCATTCCTGGCGCTCCGCAACTACGACGCGATCTACTCGTACAACACCGCGGAATCGTATGCGCTCGCGATCGCGCACCTCTCCGACCGCTTGCGCGGCGGGAAGCCCTTCAGGAAATCGTGGCCCACGGATGACCCCGGGCTCTCGCGCTCGGAGCGCTTCGAGCTGCAGGAGCGTCTCGCGCTGCGCGGCTACGACGTCGGCGAGGCGGATGGATTGATCGGGCCGCGCACCATCGATGCCGTGAAGGCCTTCCAGGTTTCCGAGGGAGTGGCGCCCGATGGTTATGCAGGGCAACGAGTCCTGAAGGCCCTTCGCAAGCAATAA
- a CDS encoding thioredoxin family protein — MIAFRRFALARAAAILALTLPLATIAAEPLYPDVSRGKADVDAALKQAAATKKRVIVDFGGNWCADCKVLDINLKKPENAEFLQKHYVLVHVNVGDKGITDNFEVAERYAIPLKKGVPALAVLEADGKVVYAQRNGEFESMRKLDPKSVNEFLQQWAR; from the coding sequence ATGATCGCCTTCCGCCGCTTCGCCCTCGCACGGGCCGCCGCCATCCTTGCGCTGACCTTGCCGTTAGCCACCATCGCGGCTGAGCCGCTCTATCCCGACGTCTCGCGCGGCAAGGCGGACGTGGACGCCGCGCTCAAGCAGGCCGCGGCAACGAAGAAGCGCGTGATCGTGGATTTCGGCGGCAACTGGTGCGCCGACTGCAAGGTCCTCGATATCAATCTCAAGAAGCCGGAGAACGCCGAGTTCCTGCAGAAGCACTACGTGCTGGTGCACGTGAACGTCGGCGACAAGGGCATCACCGACAACTTCGAGGTTGCCGAGCGCTACGCCATCCCGCTGAAGAAGGGCGTGCCCGCGCTGGCCGTGCTGGAAGCCGACGGCAAGGTGGTCTACGCGCAGAGGAACGGCGAGTTCGAGTCCATGAGGAAGCTGGACCCGAAGTCCGTCAACGAATTCCTGCAGCAGTGGGCGCGCTGA
- a CDS encoding caspase family protein translates to MPKAKALSLHVGVDSVDPKHYAGWKGELKCAEQDAVDMAAVAKGMGIKAKVLHTKAATRSGVLKAIEEAGKQLKAGDFFLLTFSGYGSQVMDVSGDEIDLMDETWCVHDAQLIDDELHWELGRFCRGVRVLVIVDSSPSGSVVRDVTPTPDPPPAGQRSRLMPISVREKVYRQNMKFYDDLQKKTRADATTENGPSVIVWVACQENQAALEGKANGVMTGQILRLWNQGSFQGGYQRFFMHLVAKMPSSQTPQLRTYGDVATFEMQKVFAP, encoded by the coding sequence ATGCCTAAAGCCAAAGCACTCTCCTTGCATGTAGGTGTCGACTCCGTCGACCCGAAGCATTACGCCGGCTGGAAGGGCGAGCTCAAATGCGCCGAGCAGGACGCGGTGGACATGGCCGCGGTCGCGAAGGGCATGGGCATCAAGGCCAAGGTGCTGCACACCAAGGCGGCCACGCGCTCCGGCGTGCTGAAGGCGATCGAGGAGGCGGGCAAGCAGCTCAAGGCCGGCGACTTCTTCCTGCTCACTTTCTCCGGCTACGGCAGCCAGGTGATGGACGTGAGCGGCGACGAGATCGACCTCATGGACGAGACGTGGTGCGTGCACGACGCGCAGTTGATCGACGACGAGCTCCATTGGGAGCTGGGCCGGTTCTGCCGCGGCGTGCGAGTCCTCGTGATCGTCGATTCCTCGCCCAGCGGCTCGGTGGTGCGCGACGTCACGCCTACGCCCGATCCGCCGCCCGCAGGACAACGCTCGCGCCTCATGCCGATCTCCGTGCGCGAGAAGGTCTACCGGCAGAACATGAAGTTCTACGACGACCTGCAGAAGAAGACGCGCGCCGATGCGACGACCGAGAACGGGCCGTCCGTCATCGTGTGGGTCGCCTGCCAGGAAAACCAGGCGGCGCTCGAAGGCAAGGCCAACGGCGTGATGACGGGGCAGATCCTGCGCCTGTGGAACCAGGGCTCGTTCCAGGGCGGCTACCAGCGCTTCTTCATGCACCTCGTCGCGAAGATGCCCAGCTCGCAAACGCCGCAGCTCCGAACCTATGGAGACGTGGCCACCTTCGAGATGCAAAAGGTCTTCGCGCCGTAG